A section of the Vibrio vulnificus CMCP6 genome encodes:
- the surA gene encoding peptidylprolyl isomerase SurA: MNIWKTLLLGMLVTGSAVSAPVELDKVAVIVNDGVILQSDIDTATKTLRANAKKSGQALPDADVLNEQIVDKLIIDTLQTQEADRIGVRIDDTRLNQAIEEIARNNNQTIDELSAAIASEGVSYAEFREQIRKEMAASEARNALVRRRINILPAEVDNLAELLSKETNASVEYRIGHIQLRFTDGQDKSALEAQAKELVEKLKQGADFSTMAYTYSKGPKALQGGDWGWMRKEEMPTIFADQIKMQNKGSIIGPFRSGVGFHILKIEDVKGLETVAVTEVNARHILLKPTVILSDEGAQRELNEFIRRIRAGEATFGELAQQYSQDPGSAAQDGELGYQTPDLYVPEFKHQVETLPVGTISEPFKTVHGWHIVEVLDRREVDRTDSAMKNKAYRILFNRKFNEEVGAWMQELRAGAFVEIINEEENDG; the protein is encoded by the coding sequence ATGAACATTTGGAAAACCCTTTTACTTGGCATGCTGGTCACTGGCAGCGCCGTTTCTGCTCCTGTTGAGCTAGATAAGGTCGCCGTGATCGTCAACGATGGTGTGATCTTACAAAGTGATATTGATACCGCGACCAAAACCTTGCGCGCTAACGCGAAAAAAAGCGGACAAGCCCTACCCGATGCTGACGTGCTAAACGAACAAATCGTCGATAAATTGATCATCGATACACTGCAAACACAAGAAGCCGACCGCATTGGCGTGCGCATTGATGATACACGTCTCAATCAAGCAATTGAGGAAATCGCACGCAACAATAATCAAACCATCGACGAACTCTCGGCGGCCATTGCCAGCGAAGGAGTGAGTTACGCAGAGTTTCGCGAACAAATTCGTAAAGAGATGGCGGCATCTGAAGCACGAAATGCCTTGGTGAGACGTCGTATCAATATTTTGCCGGCAGAAGTGGATAACCTCGCTGAACTGCTATCGAAAGAAACCAACGCTAGCGTTGAGTATCGTATTGGTCACATTCAGTTGCGTTTTACTGATGGGCAAGACAAATCGGCCTTGGAAGCACAAGCGAAAGAGCTAGTTGAAAAGCTCAAGCAAGGGGCTGATTTCAGCACCATGGCTTACACTTATTCCAAAGGACCAAAAGCACTGCAAGGCGGTGATTGGGGTTGGATGCGTAAAGAAGAGATGCCAACCATTTTTGCTGACCAAATCAAGATGCAAAATAAAGGCAGCATCATTGGTCCATTCCGCAGTGGTGTTGGTTTTCATATTTTAAAAATTGAAGACGTAAAAGGGTTGGAAACCGTTGCGGTCACCGAGGTGAATGCACGACATATTCTGTTAAAACCAACGGTCATTTTGAGCGATGAAGGTGCTCAGCGCGAACTGAATGAGTTCATCCGTCGAATTCGCGCAGGTGAAGCAACCTTTGGTGAGTTGGCGCAGCAATACAGCCAAGACCCAGGTTCCGCAGCACAAGACGGTGAGTTGGGCTATCAAACACCCGACCTCTATGTGCCCGAGTTTAAGCACCAAGTTGAAACATTGCCGGTAGGAACCATCAGTGAACCCTTTAAGACCGTGCATGGCTGGCATATTGTTGAAGTGCTTGACCGCCGTGAAGTCGACCGCACCGACTCTGCGATGAAAAATAAGGCCTATCGCATCCTCTTTAATCGTAAATTCAACGAGGAAGTCGGCGCTTGGATGCAAGAGCTTCGAGCAGGTGCGTTTGTCGAAATCATCAACGAGGAAGAAAACGATGGTTAA
- the pdxA gene encoding 4-hydroxythreonine-4-phosphate dehydrogenase PdxA, with protein sequence MVKRLVVTAGEPAGIGPDLVLALSKEHWPHQLVVCADKKMLAQRAEQLGINVTLLDYDASTAPSPQQAGTLVVEHIDMPSTCVAGQLNEENGHYVLKTLERAALGCMKSEFDAIVTGPVHKGVINRAGVAFSGHTEFFAELSNTPLVVMMLATEGLRVALVTTHIPLAYVSKAVTAERLLKIIDILHRDLVEKFAIAEPKIYVCGLNPHAGEDGCLGREEIETITPTLEKIRQEKGIHLLGPLPADTIFNEKYLNDADAVLGMYHDQVLPVLKYKGFGQSVNITLGLPFIRTSVDHGTALDLAGTGQADTGSFRTALQHAIELVEKKQ encoded by the coding sequence ATGGTTAAACGCTTAGTGGTGACAGCTGGAGAACCCGCTGGCATTGGTCCCGATCTTGTTCTCGCTTTATCAAAAGAGCATTGGCCACACCAGTTAGTGGTGTGTGCAGATAAAAAAATGCTCGCCCAACGTGCAGAGCAATTGGGGATTAACGTTACCCTGCTTGATTATGATGCTTCAACTGCCCCCTCCCCCCAACAAGCGGGGACATTAGTGGTCGAGCATATCGATATGCCGAGCACTTGTGTGGCAGGGCAGCTCAATGAAGAGAATGGTCATTATGTATTAAAAACGCTGGAAAGAGCCGCTTTAGGCTGTATGAAAAGCGAATTTGATGCTATTGTCACCGGCCCTGTTCACAAGGGGGTGATTAACCGAGCTGGGGTTGCTTTTAGCGGCCATACCGAGTTTTTTGCCGAGCTATCAAACACGCCTCTTGTGGTCATGATGTTAGCCACCGAAGGCTTAAGAGTAGCGCTTGTCACGACACATATTCCATTGGCGTATGTGTCGAAAGCGGTCACTGCAGAGCGATTGCTGAAGATCATCGATATTTTGCATCGCGACTTAGTAGAAAAATTCGCCATTGCCGAGCCTAAGATTTACGTGTGTGGACTAAACCCGCACGCAGGAGAGGACGGATGCTTAGGCCGTGAAGAGATTGAAACCATCACGCCGACGCTGGAAAAAATTCGTCAAGAAAAAGGAATCCATCTGCTAGGCCCATTGCCAGCAGACACCATTTTCAATGAAAAATATTTAAACGATGCCGATGCTGTTCTAGGAATGTATCACGACCAAGTCTTGCCTGTGTTGAAATACAAGGGATTTGGTCAGTCGGTCAACATTACTCTTGGTCTACCCTTTATAAGAACATCGGTAGATCACGGAACTGCACTCGATTTAGCCGGGACTGGCCAAGCGGATACAGGGAGCTTCCGAACAGCACTTCAGCATGCGATAGAACTGGTAGAGAAAAAACAATGA
- the rsmA gene encoding 16S rRNA (adenine(1518)-N(6)/adenine(1519)-N(6))-dimethyltransferase RsmA, giving the protein MRNDVHMGHKARKRFGQNFLNDPYIIDGIVSAINPRPGQNLVEIGPGLGAITEPVGREVDKFTVIELDRDLAERLRTHPELADKLTIHEGDAMRFDFTQLVKPNNKLRIFGNLPYNISTPLMFHLFEFHKDIQDMHFMLQKEVVNRLAAGPGSKAYGRLTVMAQYYCKVVPVLEVPPTAFVPPPKVDSAVVRLVPYETLPHPANNLQWLERVCREGFNQRRKTVRNCYKSLMSEQVLEELGVNPGMRPENLTLQQFVAMANWLDANHK; this is encoded by the coding sequence ATGAGAAATGATGTCCATATGGGGCACAAAGCGCGTAAACGCTTTGGTCAGAACTTCCTTAACGATCCATACATTATTGATGGTATCGTCTCGGCCATTAACCCAAGACCGGGACAAAACCTGGTTGAAATCGGTCCTGGTTTAGGCGCGATTACCGAGCCAGTTGGCCGCGAAGTGGACAAATTCACCGTTATCGAACTTGACCGAGATTTGGCGGAGCGCCTTCGTACTCATCCAGAATTGGCAGACAAACTGACGATTCATGAAGGGGATGCGATGCGTTTTGATTTCACTCAATTAGTGAAACCAAACAATAAGTTACGTATTTTTGGTAACCTACCTTACAACATTTCAACACCGCTGATGTTCCACCTATTTGAATTTCATAAAGACATTCAAGACATGCACTTTATGTTGCAAAAAGAAGTGGTGAACCGCCTTGCTGCAGGTCCGGGTAGCAAAGCCTATGGTCGTCTAACGGTGATGGCACAATACTACTGTAAAGTGGTACCCGTGTTGGAAGTACCACCAACCGCCTTTGTACCACCACCGAAAGTCGACTCAGCAGTGGTTCGCCTCGTTCCTTACGAGACATTACCTCACCCAGCAAATAACCTACAATGGCTAGAACGCGTCTGCCGCGAAGGCTTTAACCAACGCCGCAAAACCGTGCGTAACTGTTATAAGTCGCTGATGAGTGAGCAAGTTCTTGAAGAACTCGGGGTAAACCCTGGCATGCGTCCAGAGAATCTGACGCTGCAGCAATTTGTGGCGATGGCAAACTGGCTGGATGCTAACCATAAATAA
- the apaG gene encoding Co2+/Mg2+ efflux protein ApaG: MDVSQPRIQIQVHTKYVEEQSNPELARYIFAYIITIKNHSSESVQLLSRRWLITDANGKQISVEGDGVVGQQPFIDAGDEYTYSSGTALDTPVGVMQGQYIMHDAQGKEFVVEIEPFRLAVPNILN, encoded by the coding sequence ATGGACGTATCTCAACCCCGTATCCAAATTCAAGTTCACACCAAATACGTCGAAGAACAATCCAATCCTGAACTTGCTCGCTATATCTTCGCTTACATCATTACCATTAAAAACCACAGTTCAGAGAGCGTGCAACTGCTTAGTCGACGCTGGTTGATCACCGATGCCAATGGCAAACAGATCTCTGTCGAAGGCGATGGCGTCGTCGGCCAACAACCGTTTATCGACGCTGGTGATGAGTACACTTACAGCAGTGGCACCGCATTAGACACCCCAGTTGGCGTCATGCAAGGTCAATACATCATGCACGACGCTCAAGGCAAAGAATTTGTCGTCGAAATTGAACCTTTCCGCCTCGCGGTTCCCAACATTCTTAACTGA
- the apaH gene encoding bis(5'-nucleosyl)-tetraphosphatase (symmetrical) ApaH — MANYIVGDIQGCFDELMLLLAQCQFDKNQDTLWVAGDLVARGPKSLETLRFIKSLGNSAKVVLGNHDLHLMAVSLGIRNNKAKDKTAPIFASEDGNELLHWLRQQPLLAEHPEFVVCHAGISPQWDLATARLCAEEVESLLRSENYRWLIENMYCNQPDLWQDNLSGLDRYRYIINAFTRMRFCFADGRLDMDCKLPPSEVKESELMPWFTLPQRRALDKPVLFGHWAALEGYISEEVIGLDTGCVWNGSLTMIRWEDKQVFSQKALEN; from the coding sequence TTGGCAAACTATATTGTTGGAGACATCCAAGGCTGTTTTGATGAATTGATGCTGCTATTAGCGCAGTGCCAGTTCGATAAAAACCAGGATACACTCTGGGTCGCTGGTGATTTGGTCGCGCGCGGACCAAAGTCATTAGAAACACTGAGATTTATCAAATCACTCGGCAACAGTGCCAAAGTGGTTCTGGGTAACCACGATCTCCATCTCATGGCCGTATCTCTGGGGATTCGCAATAACAAAGCCAAAGACAAAACAGCGCCAATTTTTGCAAGTGAAGATGGTAATGAACTCCTCCACTGGCTGCGCCAGCAACCGCTTCTTGCAGAACATCCCGAATTTGTCGTTTGCCACGCAGGCATCTCGCCTCAATGGGATCTTGCGACAGCACGTTTGTGTGCCGAGGAAGTAGAAAGCCTGCTGCGCAGCGAAAATTACCGCTGGCTGATTGAGAACATGTACTGTAACCAACCCGATCTCTGGCAGGACAATCTCTCCGGTTTGGATCGCTACCGTTACATCATCAATGCCTTTACACGCATGCGCTTTTGCTTTGCCGATGGGCGTTTGGATATGGATTGCAAACTGCCACCATCAGAAGTGAAAGAAAGCGAACTGATGCCTTGGTTTACACTGCCACAGCGTAGAGCACTTGATAAACCCGTTTTATTTGGTCATTGGGCGGCTTTAGAAGGCTATATCAGCGAAGAAGTGATTGGACTAGATACAGGCTGCGTTTGGAATGGCAGCCTGACTATGATCCGCTGGGAAGACAAACAAGTATTTAGTCAGAAGGCACTAGAAAACTAG
- the folA gene encoding type 3 dihydrofolate reductase, with product MIISMIAAMAKQRIIGKDNQMPWHLPADFAWFKRCTMGKPIVMGRKTYDSIGRPLPGRLNIVISRDESLVIEGVTMANSIAHALALAGDADEVMIIGGGSIYAECLPKADKLYLTFIDATIDGDTQFPDWGEQWCESHREHYSADEKNRYAMDFVILERVNC from the coding sequence ATGATCATCAGTATGATTGCCGCGATGGCAAAGCAAAGAATCATTGGTAAAGATAACCAGATGCCTTGGCATCTTCCCGCAGATTTTGCTTGGTTCAAACGCTGCACGATGGGGAAACCGATCGTGATGGGGCGTAAAACGTATGATTCGATCGGACGTCCGTTGCCAGGGCGATTGAATATAGTGATTAGTCGTGACGAAAGCTTGGTTATTGAGGGGGTCACTATGGCCAACTCGATTGCGCATGCTTTAGCGTTAGCGGGGGATGCAGATGAAGTGATGATCATCGGTGGCGGTTCAATTTACGCTGAGTGTTTACCAAAAGCAGACAAACTCTATCTGACGTTTATCGATGCCACTATTGATGGCGATACTCAGTTTCCTGATTGGGGGGAGCAATGGTGCGAGAGCCATCGCGAACACTATTCTGCTGATGAGAAAAATCGCTACGCGATGGATTTTGTTATTTTAGAAAGAGTTAATTGCTAG
- a CDS encoding threonine/serine exporter family protein — MVELMELLVGLLNDMFFAAIPAVGFELVFNVPPRALIYCALGGAIGHGSRYLMMKFGIPIEWATFFAATLVGMIGVYWSRRLLAHPKVFTVAALIPMVPGVFTFKAMIAMVEINHLGYTPELVAVCMENFLKAMFIIAGLAVGLAVPGLLFYRRRPIV, encoded by the coding sequence ATGGTCGAGCTAATGGAATTGCTAGTCGGTTTACTCAACGATATGTTTTTTGCCGCGATTCCTGCGGTTGGGTTTGAATTGGTGTTCAATGTGCCACCGAGAGCGTTAATTTATTGTGCGCTCGGCGGAGCCATTGGTCATGGCAGTCGATATTTAATGATGAAATTTGGCATTCCGATTGAATGGGCGACGTTTTTTGCGGCTACGTTAGTCGGGATGATTGGTGTGTACTGGTCACGGCGTTTGTTAGCGCACCCGAAGGTGTTTACTGTCGCGGCATTGATTCCAATGGTTCCCGGCGTATTCACTTTTAAAGCCATGATCGCAATGGTGGAGATCAATCATCTTGGCTATACCCCAGAGTTGGTGGCGGTTTGTATGGAAAACTTTTTAAAAGCGATGTTCATCATTGCGGGACTGGCGGTTGGCCTTGCCGTTCCTGGGCTGTTATTCTACCGCCGCAGACCAATAGTGTAA
- the cgtA gene encoding Obg family GTPase CgtA — MKFVDEAVIKVQAGDGGNGVVSFWREKFVTKGGPDGGDGGDGGDVYIQADENLNTLIDYRFQRFYEAERGQNGSGGNCTGKRGKDITLRVPVGTRAVDIHTNEIVAEVAEHGKKVMVAKGGWHGLGNTRFKSSVNRAPRQKTMGTKGEIRELRLELLLLADVGMLGLPNAGKSTFIRAVFAAKPKVADYPFTTLIPSLGVVSVVPEKSFVVADIPGLIEGAADGAGLGIRFLKHLERCRVLLHMIDIFPIDQSDPVQNALTIIDELEQYSEKLANKPRWLVFNKVDLVSEEQADEIIQEVIDALGWEEQYFKISAVNRQGTKELCYKLADFMEQLPREEQEVSEEEKVNFMWDYHPDANQGEVITEDDDDDWDDWDDEEDDGHVIYVRE; from the coding sequence ATGAAATTCGTTGATGAAGCGGTAATTAAAGTTCAAGCTGGCGACGGCGGAAACGGTGTTGTAAGTTTCTGGCGTGAAAAATTCGTGACCAAAGGTGGCCCAGATGGTGGCGACGGTGGTGACGGTGGTGATGTATACATCCAAGCTGACGAAAACTTAAATACGCTGATTGACTACCGTTTTCAACGCTTCTATGAAGCGGAGCGTGGCCAAAACGGTAGTGGTGGTAACTGTACCGGTAAACGTGGTAAAGACATTACTTTACGCGTGCCAGTTGGTACACGTGCAGTCGATATTCATACCAATGAAATTGTGGCGGAAGTCGCTGAGCACGGAAAGAAAGTCATGGTCGCCAAAGGCGGCTGGCATGGTTTAGGTAACACGCGTTTTAAATCGTCAGTGAACCGCGCGCCACGTCAGAAAACCATGGGTACAAAAGGTGAGATTCGCGAACTGCGTTTGGAGCTATTGCTATTGGCTGATGTGGGTATGTTAGGTTTGCCGAATGCTGGTAAATCAACCTTTATCCGCGCTGTCTTTGCAGCGAAACCGAAAGTCGCGGATTACCCGTTTACTACCTTGATCCCAAGTCTCGGTGTTGTGAGTGTTGTTCCTGAGAAAAGCTTTGTTGTTGCTGATATTCCAGGGTTGATTGAAGGTGCAGCTGATGGCGCTGGTTTGGGGATTCGTTTCCTTAAACACTTAGAACGTTGTCGTGTACTGCTGCATATGATCGATATTTTCCCAATTGATCAATCGGATCCTGTACAAAATGCGCTGACCATCATTGATGAGTTAGAGCAATACAGCGAGAAATTGGCCAATAAACCTCGTTGGTTAGTATTTAACAAGGTGGATCTTGTTAGTGAAGAGCAAGCGGATGAGATCATTCAAGAAGTGATTGATGCGCTAGGCTGGGAAGAGCAATACTTCAAGATCTCAGCGGTGAATCGCCAGGGTACTAAAGAGCTTTGTTACAAACTCGCTGACTTTATGGAACAGTTGCCACGTGAAGAGCAAGAAGTCTCTGAAGAAGAGAAAGTGAACTTCATGTGGGATTACCACCCAGATGCAAATCAAGGCGAAGTTATCACTGAAGATGATGACGACGACTGGGATGACTGGGACGATGAAGAAGATGACGGTCACGTTATCTACGTTCGTGAGTAA
- the rpmA gene encoding 50S ribosomal protein L27 encodes MAHKKAGGSTRNGRDSESKRLGVKRFGGESVLAGNIIVRQRGTQFHAGNNVGLGKDHTLFALTDGKVKFEVKGPKNRKFVSIEAE; translated from the coding sequence ATGGCACACAAAAAAGCTGGTGGTTCTACTCGTAACGGCCGCGACTCAGAAAGCAAACGTCTGGGTGTAAAACGTTTTGGTGGTGAATCTGTTCTTGCAGGTAACATCATCGTTCGTCAACGCGGTACTCAGTTCCACGCTGGTAACAACGTTGGCCTAGGTAAAGACCACACTCTATTCGCTCTAACTGACGGTAAAGTTAAGTTCGAAGTGAAAGGTCCTAAAAACCGTAAATTCGTAAGCATCGAAGCTGAGTAA
- the rplU gene encoding 50S ribosomal protein L21 yields the protein MYAVFQSGGKQHRVSEGQTLRLEKLDVETGATVEFDKVLLVANGEDIKVGAPLVEGGKVVAEVVQHGRGDKVKIVKFRRRKHSRKQQGHRQWFTEVKITGINA from the coding sequence ATGTACGCTGTTTTCCAATCTGGTGGTAAACAACACCGTGTAAGCGAAGGTCAAACTCTTCGTTTAGAGAAATTAGACGTTGAAACTGGTGCAACTGTTGAATTTGATAAAGTTCTTCTTGTTGCTAACGGCGAAGACATCAAAGTTGGTGCTCCTCTAGTAGAGGGCGGTAAAGTAGTTGCTGAAGTTGTACAACACGGTCGTGGCGATAAAGTTAAAATCGTTAAGTTCCGTCGTCGTAAGCACTCTCGTAAGCAACAAGGTCACCGTCAGTGGTTCACGGAAGTGAAAATCACTGGTATCAACGCGTAA